From a single Nothobranchius furzeri strain GRZ-AD chromosome 9, NfurGRZ-RIMD1, whole genome shotgun sequence genomic region:
- the cyp27c1 gene encoding cytochrome P450 27C1, with protein sequence MAMLRRFPITCWKNFQVGLLNEQLVFLSRSLHKSAASEALEIPATAEEAMSGRLVQPAAAETDDKQSTVSETRIKSLTEMPGPNTLSNLIEFFWRDGFGRIHEIQLEHTKKYGKIFKSRFGPQLVVSIADRDLVAEVLRAEGVAPQRANMESWHEYRDMRGRATGLISAEGEEWLQMRSVLRQLIMRPRDVAVFSDDVNKVVDDLIKRVDCLRGQQSDGTSVMNVNDLFFKYAMEGVAAILYECRLGCLENNVPQKTQDYIAALNLMFSSFKTTMYAGAIPKWLRPIIPKPWEEFCASWDGLFKFSIIHVDNRFAEIKAQLQRGEEVKGGLLTHMLTTMEMSLEEIYANVTEMLLAGVDTTSFTLSWACYLLAQHPDVQEQIYAEVTQTLGPGTVPTADNVPRLPLIRGLVKETLRLFPVLPGNGRITQDDLVVGGYFIPKGTQLALCHYSTSMDNENFASASEFQPDRWVRKEATDRVDNFGSIPFGYGIRSCIGRRIAELEMHLALTRLIQHFRIGVSPLTTEVKAKTHGLLCPGAPINLQFIGRENLTDSSL encoded by the exons ATGGCAATGCTGAGACGTTTCCCGATAACTTGCTGGAAGAATTTTCAAGTGGGCCTGCTGAATGAGCAGCTGGTTTTTCTTTCACGCTCTTTGCACAAGTCTGCGGCCAGCGAGGCTCTGGAGATCCCCGCAACCGCAGAGGAGGCCATGTCTGGCAGACTGGTCCAACCGGCGGCGGCGGAGACCGATGACAAACAATCCACCGTTTCAGAGACGAGAATCAAGAGTCTGACGGAGATGCCCGGACCCAACACCCTCTCCAACTTGATCGAGTTCTTTTGGAGAGACGGATTCGGCAGAATCCATGAGatccag TTGGAGCACACAAAGAAGTATGGAAAGATCTTCAAGTCCCGTTTCGGGCCCCAGTTGGTGGTCTCCATAGCAGATCGTGATTTGGTAGCAGAGGTGCTGCGGGCTGAGGGGGTGGCCCCTCAGAGAGCCAACATGGAGTCCTGGCACGAGTATAGAGACATGAGGGGCCGTGCCACGGGGCTCATCTCAGC GGAGGGAGAGGAATGGCTGCAGATGAGGAGTGTGCTCAGGCAGCTCATCATGCGCCCGCGTGACGTGGCGGTTTTCTCTGATGATGTGAACAAAGTGGTGGACGACTTGATCAAGAGAGTGGATTGTCTGAGAGGGCAGCAGTCAGATGGCACGTCTGTGATGAATGTGAATGACCTCTTCTTTAAATATGCCATGGAAG GTGTGGCTGCGATTTTGTACGAGTGTAGACTTGGATGCTTGGAGAACAATGTTCCCCAGAAAACCCAAGACTACATTGCTGCCCTGAACCTCATGTTCAGCTCCTTCAAGACAACCATGTATGCCGGGGCGATCCCTAAGTGGCTCCGTCCCATTATTCCCAAACCATGGGAAGAGTTCTGTGCCTCCTGGGATGGACTTTTCAAATTCA GCATCATTCACGTTGATAACCGGTTTGCAGAGATCAAGGCCCAGCTGCAGCGAGGAGAGGAGGTGAAGGGGGGGCTGCTTACACACATGCTCACCACAATGGAGATGAGCCTGGAGGAGATCTACGCAAACGTAACAGAGATGCTCCTTGCTGGGGTTGACACG ACCTCCTTCACCCTGTCCTGGGCCTGCTATCTGTTAGCTCAACACCCTGACGTACAGGAGCAAATTTATGCCGAAGTCACACAGACTCTGGGGCCTGGTACAGTCCCCACAGCTGACAATGTCCCACGCCTGCCTCTCATCAGAGGGCTTGTGAAAGAGACTCTCAG GCTTTTCCCAGTTCTCCCAGGAAATGGACGGATTACTCAGGATGACCTGGTGGTGGGCGGATACTTCATCCCCAAAGGG ACTCAGTTGGCCCTGTGCCACTACTCCACATCTATGGACAATGAGAACTTTGCCAGTGCTTCAGAATTTCAACCAGATCGCTGGGTACGGAAAGAAGCTACAGACCGAGTCGACAACTTTGGCTCCATCCCCTTTGGCTACGGCATCAGGAGCTGCATTGGCAGGAGGATCGCAGAACTGGAGATGCATTTAGCTCTCACAAGG CTCATTCAACATTTCCGCATAGGGGTGTCTCCTCTCACCACAGAGGTCAAGGCCAAAACCCACGGCCTGCTCTGCCCTGGGGCTCCCATCAACCTGCAGTTCATCGGAAGAGAAAACTTGACAGACTCTTCTCTCTAA